In a genomic window of Gemmatimonas sp.:
- the glmS gene encoding glutamine--fructose-6-phosphate transaminase (isomerizing) — translation MCGIVGYVGDRIATPMLLEGLKRLEYRGYDSAGVAIMNGKGVETRRAAGKIARLEAAIAIDPPLGTMGIAHTRWATHGPPTEINAHPHASQNGKIAVVHNGIIENATALKAGLEARGFVFKSDTDTEVLAHLIEAAYAGNLEAAVIEALRQCDGTYGLAAITSDEKDKIVAARKGSPLLIGVGEGEYFIASDASAILAHTRNVVYLDDGDIAVVTRDGYKVMDLDSAIRDKPVTRIEWDLQQIERGGYPHFMLKEIFEQPTTVENTMRGRLILEEGFSKLGGLNISKEDLLKVDNIIITACGTSWHSALIGEMMIEELCRIPVEVEYASEFRYRNPIVTPTTLCIVISQSGETADTLAAMREAKRRGARTLGLVNVVGSTIAREDDGGIYLHAGPEIGVASTKAFTSQVVALALFTLKLARLKNLSVARGREIAQALADLPAQIQSILDRAPEIEELAEEFKRASNFLYLGRGYNFPAALEGALKLKEISYIHAEGYPAAEMKHGPIALIDEMMPVVCIAPHDAVFDKITSNIQEVKARKGKIIAITTREEPSLAGKLDYEFRIPETVDLLTPILASVPLQLLAYYIAVKRGCNVDQPRNLAKSVTVE, via the coding sequence ATGTGCGGAATCGTCGGCTACGTTGGTGATCGGATCGCGACCCCCATGCTGCTCGAAGGGCTGAAGCGCCTCGAGTATCGTGGGTATGACTCGGCGGGCGTCGCCATCATGAACGGCAAGGGTGTCGAAACGCGCCGTGCGGCGGGCAAGATCGCGCGGCTCGAAGCGGCGATCGCGATCGATCCGCCGCTCGGGACCATGGGCATCGCGCATACCCGGTGGGCTACGCACGGACCGCCAACCGAAATCAATGCACACCCGCACGCGAGCCAGAACGGCAAGATTGCGGTCGTGCACAATGGCATCATCGAGAACGCCACCGCGCTCAAGGCGGGACTGGAAGCGCGCGGCTTTGTGTTCAAGTCGGACACCGACACCGAAGTGCTCGCCCACCTCATCGAGGCGGCGTATGCCGGCAACCTCGAAGCGGCCGTGATCGAAGCGCTGCGCCAGTGTGACGGCACCTATGGACTGGCGGCGATCACGAGTGACGAGAAGGACAAGATCGTGGCCGCTCGCAAGGGTAGTCCGCTGCTGATCGGCGTCGGTGAAGGCGAGTACTTCATCGCATCCGATGCCTCAGCGATTCTGGCACATACGCGCAATGTGGTGTATCTCGACGACGGTGACATCGCGGTCGTGACTCGCGATGGCTACAAGGTGATGGACCTCGATTCCGCGATCCGCGACAAGCCGGTGACGCGCATCGAGTGGGACTTGCAGCAGATCGAGCGTGGCGGCTATCCGCACTTCATGCTGAAGGAAATTTTCGAGCAGCCGACCACGGTGGAGAACACCATGCGTGGCCGTCTGATTCTCGAGGAGGGGTTCTCCAAGCTCGGTGGTCTGAACATCTCGAAGGAAGACCTGCTCAAGGTCGACAACATCATCATCACCGCCTGCGGCACGAGCTGGCACTCGGCGCTCATCGGCGAAATGATGATCGAAGAACTCTGCCGTATCCCGGTGGAAGTGGAGTACGCGTCGGAATTCCGCTATCGCAATCCGATCGTCACGCCGACCACGCTGTGCATCGTGATCTCCCAGTCGGGAGAAACGGCGGACACGCTCGCCGCCATGCGCGAAGCGAAGCGTCGTGGCGCCCGCACACTCGGACTCGTGAACGTGGTCGGCTCCACGATCGCGCGCGAAGATGATGGCGGTATTTATCTGCACGCCGGGCCGGAAATCGGTGTGGCGTCGACCAAGGCGTTTACGAGCCAGGTCGTGGCGTTGGCGCTGTTCACGCTCAAGCTCGCGCGCCTCAAGAATCTGAGCGTGGCCCGCGGCCGCGAGATTGCGCAGGCGCTGGCCGACTTGCCGGCGCAGATCCAGTCGATTCTGGATCGCGCACCGGAAATCGAGGAGCTGGCCGAAGAATTCAAGCGCGCGTCCAATTTCCTGTACCTCGGACGTGGCTACAACTTCCCGGCCGCGCTCGAAGGCGCGCTCAAGCTGAAGGAAATCTCGTATATCCACGCCGAGGGCTATCCGGCGGCCGAGATGAAGCACGGGCCCATCGCGCTCATCGACGAGATGATGCCGGTGGTGTGCATCGCCCCGCACGACGCGGTGTTCGACAAGATCACGTCGAACATTCAGGAGGTGAAGGCGCGCAAAGGCAAGATCATCGCGATCACCACCCGCGAAGAGCCGTCGCTGGCCGGCAAGCTCGATTACGAGTTCCGGATCCCCGAAACGGTCGATCTGCTCACGCCGATCCTGGCCAGCGTGCCGCTGCAGTTGCTTGCGTACTACATCGCGGTCAAGCGTGGCTGCAACGTCGACCAGCCGCGGAACTTGGCCAAGTCGGTGACGGTGGAGTAA